The following are from one region of the Deltaproteobacteria bacterium HGW-Deltaproteobacteria-6 genome:
- a CDS encoding O-acetyl-ADP-ribose deacetylase — MKATFHQTLIELVTGDITEEHTDAVVNAANSRLAGGAGVDGAIHRAGGPAIMEECRKIGGCPTGHAVITTGGNLKARYVIHTVGPIYRGGGHGEAELLASAYTSSLKLAVKYGLQSVSFPAISCGIYGYPTQEAAHLALASCMEFARKHTEIQLIRHVLFDQRIYDIFTQEFGKLIQL, encoded by the coding sequence ATGAAGGCAACATTTCATCAAACGCTCATCGAACTGGTCACAGGAGACATCACGGAGGAGCATACGGATGCCGTCGTCAATGCCGCGAACAGCCGTCTCGCGGGAGGCGCCGGCGTCGATGGCGCCATTCACCGCGCCGGCGGGCCGGCCATCATGGAGGAATGCCGCAAAATAGGAGGCTGTCCGACAGGCCATGCCGTCATCACAACAGGCGGCAACCTCAAGGCGCGATACGTCATTCACACGGTCGGGCCGATTTATCGGGGCGGCGGCCATGGCGAAGCAGAGCTGCTGGCGTCGGCATACACAAGCAGTCTGAAGCTGGCCGTAAAGTATGGCTTGCAAAGCGTTTCTTTTCCGGCTATAAGCTGCGGCATTTATGGTTATCCAACGCAGGAAGCCGCTCATCTGGCGCTCGCTTCCTGCATGGAATTTGCCCGGAAGCACACGGAGATTCAACTCATCCGCCACGTTTTATTTGATCAACGAATCTATGACATTTTTACTCAGGAATTTGGTAAATTAATTCAGCTTTAA
- a CDS encoding phosphoglycerate mutase (2,3-diphosphoglycerate-independent) gives MHSENKFPMSLAVRNAYTRGEEDETLLPLVLVNRQNDPLGRIHSGDSVIFYNIRGEREIELTRSFTEKTFREFPVDQNLPVNFATMIEYQKGLNVAVAFPPQGVLSDTLSDVIAEHGLTQTKITEAEKAVHVSFFFNGKKSDPLPGEERIVIPTRKDVKLFDEAPEMSIEEITRAAVGKIKDPRCNFTVVNFPNVDVVGHIENESAVLRAIQAVDRHAGLLIDEARKQNVAVIVTADHGTVEKWLYPDGGVDTGHTDSPVPFILLHPDKTLTLKPEGELTDIAPTILDILGLPTPASMTGASLLRQDKKSFVPVPRLLLIILDGWGFCENTKGNLIACAATPVMDALRKNHTSALLAASGVAVGLPPKTVGNSEAGHLHMGAGRRIYSDRLNIDQSIACGDFHQNQAFMNVMNLAKKNGTALHLMGIVSFFSSHGSIEHLFALMEMARKQGVPRLYIHGMLGRRGEQAQSGANYIHQVEEKCLSLELGQVVSVIGRYWSMDREDNWDRIEKTYRMLVYGEGNKISIE, from the coding sequence ATGCACTCTGAAAACAAGTTTCCTATGTCGCTTGCAGTCCGTAACGCCTATACCCGGGGCGAAGAAGACGAAACCCTCCTTCCATTGGTCCTGGTCAACCGGCAAAACGACCCTCTGGGAAGAATCCATTCGGGTGATTCAGTCATTTTTTACAATATCCGCGGTGAACGCGAAATTGAATTGACCCGCAGCTTTACGGAAAAAACTTTCCGTGAATTCCCGGTTGATCAAAACCTCCCGGTTAACTTTGCGACCATGATCGAGTATCAGAAAGGATTAAACGTCGCAGTTGCTTTTCCGCCCCAGGGCGTTCTTTCCGATACGCTGAGCGACGTTATTGCAGAACATGGATTAACCCAGACTAAAATAACGGAAGCGGAAAAAGCCGTCCACGTCAGCTTTTTCTTCAACGGCAAGAAATCCGACCCGCTGCCGGGAGAAGAAAGAATCGTCATCCCGACGCGCAAGGATGTCAAACTGTTTGATGAAGCGCCGGAGATGTCCATTGAAGAAATAACACGTGCGGCTGTTGGAAAAATTAAAGATCCTCGCTGCAATTTTACGGTCGTGAATTTCCCGAATGTGGATGTTGTCGGCCACATTGAAAATGAATCGGCGGTGCTCCGGGCCATCCAGGCAGTGGACCGGCATGCAGGCCTCCTGATTGATGAAGCGCGGAAACAGAATGTGGCGGTCATCGTCACGGCCGACCACGGCACGGTGGAAAAATGGCTGTATCCGGACGGAGGCGTGGATACCGGACACACGGACAGCCCCGTACCGTTTATTCTGCTGCACCCGGATAAAACGCTGACCCTGAAGCCGGAAGGAGAGCTGACGGATATCGCTCCGACCATTCTGGATATTCTGGGTTTGCCCACGCCCGCTTCAATGACCGGTGCTTCACTGCTCAGACAGGACAAAAAATCATTCGTACCGGTCCCGCGTTTGTTGCTGATTATTCTCGACGGCTGGGGCTTTTGTGAAAACACAAAAGGCAACTTAATCGCCTGCGCCGCAACACCGGTAATGGACGCCTTACGGAAGAACCATACTTCGGCGCTGCTGGCCGCATCGGGCGTTGCCGTTGGATTACCTCCGAAAACGGTGGGTAATTCCGAAGCCGGGCATCTGCATATGGGCGCGGGCCGCCGGATTTATTCCGACCGCCTCAATATTGATCAGTCCATCGCCTGCGGCGATTTTCATCAAAACCAGGCCTTCATGAACGTAATGAACCTGGCGAAAAAAAACGGCACGGCCCTCCATCTGATGGGTATTGTCTCTTTTTTCAGTTCACATGGCTCCATTGAACATCTCTTTGCCTTAATGGAGATGGCCAGGAAGCAGGGCGTCCCGCGACTGTATATTCACGGCATGCTGGGGCGGCGCGGCGAACAGGCCCAAAGCGGCGCCAACTATATTCATCAGGTGGAAGAAAAATGTCTGTCGCTTGAGCTGGGTCAGGTGGTATCCGTCATCGGCCGCTACTGGTCCATGGATCGAGAAGACAACTGGGACCGGATTGAAAAAACTTACCGGATGCTGGTTTACGGGGAAGGAAACAAAATCTCCATAGAGTGA
- a CDS encoding protein-L-isoaspartate O-methyltransferase produces the protein MDRYKKQRTRMVETQIRARQISDARVLKVMETVPRHLFVDEGLIDQAYSDNPLPIGEKQTISQPYIVALMTQALELKGRERVLEIGTGSGYQTAILAKLADRVFSIERVAALATRARKILDRLDCYNVAIRVGDGSYGWREEAPFDAIITTAAAPQVPQYLVEQLSPGGRLVVPVGSRDVQTLYKFTRSIENPAELKKEDLGGCRFVSLIGESGWKE, from the coding sequence ATGGATAGATACAAAAAACAGCGCACACGGATGGTGGAGACTCAGATTCGCGCGCGGCAAATAAGCGATGCCCGTGTTTTGAAAGTGATGGAAACCGTTCCACGTCATCTTTTTGTGGATGAAGGTTTAATCGATCAGGCCTACAGCGACAACCCGCTGCCTATTGGAGAAAAACAAACCATCTCGCAACCCTATATTGTTGCCTTAATGACACAGGCTCTGGAGTTAAAAGGGCGGGAGCGTGTTCTGGAAATTGGTACCGGATCAGGTTACCAGACAGCAATTTTAGCAAAGCTGGCGGACCGGGTTTTTTCTATCGAACGTGTGGCCGCACTTGCCACCCGTGCGCGAAAGATACTGGACCGGCTCGACTGCTATAATGTTGCCATTCGTGTGGGTGACGGCTCTTACGGCTGGAGAGAAGAAGCGCCTTTCGACGCAATTATTACAACGGCCGCCGCCCCGCAGGTTCCACAGTATCTGGTCGAACAACTCAGTCCCGGAGGCAGGCTGGTTGTTCCGGTCGGCAGCCGCGACGTCCAAACTCTTTATAAATTCACCCGCTCAATAGAAAATCCGGCGGAACTGAAAAAAGAAGATCTGGGTGGCTGCCGGTTTGTCAGCCTGATCGGGGAGAGCGGATGGAAGGAATGA
- a CDS encoding CarD family transcriptional regulator has protein sequence MFKVGDLAVYPAQGVGVIEAIENREVMGKKQPFYVMKIMGNGMKIMIPTNSAKAVGLREVILEKEIPKVYEILRNKDVTIDKQTWNKRYREYLEKIKTGSVFEIASVLRDLFILKSDKNLSFGERKMMDTAKNLLVKEISVATNAQEANVERDLQMIFTVQ, from the coding sequence ATGTTTAAAGTAGGGGATTTGGCCGTATATCCGGCTCAAGGGGTCGGTGTCATTGAAGCTATTGAAAATAGAGAGGTAATGGGGAAGAAGCAGCCTTTTTATGTGATGAAAATTATGGGGAACGGAATGAAGATCATGATTCCGACCAATTCAGCCAAGGCTGTAGGGCTTCGCGAGGTTATTCTGGAAAAGGAAATTCCCAAGGTTTATGAAATTCTGCGCAATAAAGATGTGACCATCGACAAGCAAACCTGGAATAAGCGCTATCGGGAGTATCTGGAGAAGATTAAAACCGGATCTGTTTTTGAAATTGCCAGTGTTTTGAGAGATTTATTTATCTTGAAAAGCGATAAGAACCTCTCCTTCGGAGAGCGGAAAATGATGGATACTGCAAAAAATCTGCTGGTTAAAGAAATATCTGTCGCCACGAACGCGCAGGAAGCCAACGTTGAGCGTGATCTGCAGATGATTTTTACGGTTCAATAG
- a CDS encoding PIN domain nuclease: MIVRALLVLACSVSGYFIAYHMMATTSSYAVFQAIIGFIIGLVVALLVIKVEQDIRKLSLRVIAGGVVGMVVGLLIALILGFGLNMVIKITQNQQVVPWIYLLLTGILGYLGLVLGSKKVEEINFRAAEGKNAADHRLLDTSVIIDGRIADICDTGFMDGELIVPRFVLNELQFIADSSDSMKRSRGRRGLDVLNRMQKSSTINIEIIEQDFPKIKGVDGKLVALAQKLNAKLMTNDYNLNKVAELQGVRVLNVNELANAMKPVVLPGEQMLVKIIREGKEQGQGVGYLDDGTMIIVDSAQKMINMNVDVVVTSVLQTTAGRMIFTELKEAAEKKSNS; this comes from the coding sequence TTGATCGTAAGAGCATTATTAGTTTTAGCCTGTTCGGTTAGCGGCTATTTTATCGCCTATCACATGATGGCAACGACGAGTTCATATGCTGTTTTTCAGGCAATTATCGGCTTTATAATAGGTTTAGTCGTTGCGCTGCTGGTCATCAAAGTTGAACAGGACATCCGCAAGCTTTCCCTGAGAGTCATCGCGGGCGGTGTTGTCGGCATGGTTGTCGGATTGCTGATTGCGCTGATTCTCGGCTTTGGCCTGAACATGGTAATCAAAATTACTCAAAATCAGCAGGTTGTTCCCTGGATATATCTGCTGCTGACGGGTATTCTGGGCTATCTGGGGCTTGTTCTGGGATCCAAAAAGGTTGAGGAAATCAATTTTCGCGCTGCCGAGGGCAAAAATGCCGCGGATCATCGCCTGCTGGATACCAGTGTGATTATTGATGGCAGAATCGCGGACATTTGCGATACGGGTTTCATGGATGGAGAATTGATTGTTCCGCGTTTTGTACTCAATGAACTTCAATTCATTGCGGATTCTTCTGATTCGATGAAGCGTTCCCGGGGCAGGCGGGGTTTGGACGTCCTCAACCGCATGCAGAAAAGTTCCACTATCAACATTGAAATCATCGAACAGGATTTTCCGAAAATAAAAGGCGTGGACGGCAAACTGGTGGCTTTGGCCCAGAAATTAAACGCCAAGCTCATGACCAACGATTATAACCTGAACAAAGTTGCAGAATTGCAGGGCGTGCGGGTACTGAATGTCAACGAACTGGCCAATGCGATGAAGCCGGTCGTATTGCCCGGAGAGCAGATGCTGGTCAAAATCATCCGGGAAGGTAAGGAGCAGGGGCAGGGTGTCGGTTACCTGGATGACGGAACCATGATTATCGTGGATAGCGCGCAGAAAATGATTAACATGAATGTTGACGTTGTCGTAACAAGCGTGCTGCAAACGACAGCCGGCCGGATGATTTTCACGGAGTTGAAAGAAGCCGCCGAAAAGAAAAGTAACAGTTAA
- a CDS encoding bifunctional 2-C-methyl-D-erythritol 4-phosphate cytidylyltransferase/2-C-methyl-D-erythritol 2,4-cyclodiphosphate synthase has protein sequence MMKTAAIIPAGGSGRRLGGGIAKQYLLLDSLPVLVHTIRVFQKSDVISEIVLVVPQDDIAYVRKQIVEKYDLTKVAAVVAGGNERQDSVRNGLRAIAVQCDVVMVHDGVRPFVTEAMIAQVAAAAFDGGAASMGVKAKDTIKETTDENMVTGTLPRRNLWQTQTPQAFQYGLLCRAFEAAARDKFYGTDDASLVERTGAKVRMIAGSYGNIKITTPEDLLVAEALMMEKMKEQIIMRSGLGYDSHRFAPDRKLILGGVEIPFDRGLAGHSDADALLHAVCDALLGMAGAGDIGRHFPDSDPAYKNISSLILLERVKQIIEAKGMSINNIDVTVMTEKPRLAPYAEAIAASIAGTLNIPEAVVNIKAKTNESMGFVGREEGIAVLAIANGMERIVNA, from the coding sequence ATTATGAAAACAGCAGCCATTATTCCCGCGGGCGGTTCAGGCAGAAGATTGGGCGGCGGTATCGCCAAACAATATCTTCTTCTGGATTCGCTGCCTGTTCTGGTTCATACGATCCGTGTGTTTCAGAAATCGGATGTTATTTCAGAAATCGTTCTGGTTGTGCCGCAGGATGATATAGCGTATGTCCGGAAGCAGATTGTCGAAAAATATGATTTGACAAAAGTAGCGGCTGTTGTTGCCGGGGGCAACGAACGGCAGGATTCGGTTCGCAATGGTCTTCGGGCGATTGCCGTGCAGTGCGATGTTGTGATGGTCCATGATGGTGTGCGTCCTTTCGTTACTGAAGCAATGATTGCTCAGGTTGCCGCCGCGGCGTTTGACGGCGGCGCTGCTTCGATGGGCGTTAAAGCCAAAGACACCATCAAGGAAACAACCGATGAAAATATGGTGACGGGAACGCTTCCCCGCCGCAACTTGTGGCAGACGCAGACCCCCCAGGCTTTTCAATATGGCCTTTTATGCAGGGCTTTTGAAGCGGCCGCCCGGGATAAATTTTATGGAACGGATGACGCGTCCCTGGTCGAGCGGACCGGCGCAAAGGTCCGGATGATTGCCGGTTCTTATGGAAATATTAAAATAACGACGCCGGAAGATTTGCTGGTGGCGGAAGCCTTGATGATGGAAAAAATGAAGGAACAGATTATTATGCGGAGCGGCTTGGGCTACGACAGCCATCGGTTTGCGCCGGATCGGAAACTGATTCTGGGCGGCGTTGAAATTCCCTTTGACCGGGGGCTTGCGGGCCATTCCGACGCTGATGCGCTTTTACATGCCGTTTGCGACGCCCTTTTAGGCATGGCCGGGGCGGGAGACATCGGCAGACATTTTCCGGACAGTGATCCTGCTTACAAAAATATCTCCAGCCTGATTCTTTTAGAGCGGGTCAAACAAATCATTGAGGCGAAAGGGATGAGCATCAATAACATTGACGTCACGGTCATGACGGAGAAGCCCAGACTGGCGCCTTATGCGGAAGCGATAGCAGCCAGTATCGCGGGGACTTTGAATATTCCGGAAGCAGTTGTCAACATTAAAGCTAAAACCAACGAGAGTATGGGTTTTGTAGGCCGCGAAGAAGGCATTGCCGTGCTGGCCATAGCCAATGGTATGGAAAGGATCGTCAATGCTTGA
- a CDS encoding glutamate--tRNA ligase, with the protein MVWKGSSMLEKPRVRFAPSPTGELHVGNARTALFNWMFARHFEGSLVLRIEDTDESRSALSYQVNLLDDLKWLGLTWDEGPEKDGAYGPYKQSERLHLYADHLKKLIDAELVYPCYCTEEELEEERQALILSKRMPRYMGKCRNLTCGEREALMASGRKPSYRFKVPQTTIEFDDLIRGPIKFESESIGDFIIVRSNGMPAYNFAVVIDDHLMAITHVIRGEDHLSNTALQIMLYRAFGFEPPVFVHHCLILGKDHAKLSKRHGSVSVGEFRRQGFLPEALINYLGLLGSSFGDGREVLSQSEMVAAFSLERASKSGAVFDEEKLRWLNAIYIRSLTIDDLIKRLEPFLHEAGYQTDALDPRWLKSVIETVKDELTTLADIGGHIDLFFDDRYEISSDAKQMLASENARKVIGYFREYLEQAAGLPQDIYIAAIKHAKEKSGVKGRDLFMPVRAALTGKTKGPELDKVFAILGKDDAQKRLQRIDSLIQQ; encoded by the coding sequence ATGGTATGGAAAGGATCGTCAATGCTTGAAAAACCGAGAGTACGATTCGCGCCGTCGCCTACCGGAGAGCTGCATGTCGGCAATGCGCGGACGGCGTTATTTAACTGGATGTTTGCCCGTCATTTCGAAGGCAGCCTTGTCTTGCGCATCGAAGATACGGATGAATCCCGAAGCGCTCTTTCCTATCAGGTTAACCTGCTTGATGATTTAAAATGGCTGGGGCTTACCTGGGATGAGGGGCCGGAAAAAGACGGCGCGTACGGTCCTTACAAGCAGAGCGAGCGGCTGCATCTCTATGCCGATCATCTGAAAAAGCTGATTGACGCGGAGCTGGTGTATCCCTGTTACTGCACGGAAGAAGAACTCGAAGAGGAACGTCAGGCGCTTATTTTGAGCAAGCGCATGCCCCGCTACATGGGCAAATGCCGCAACCTGACTTGTGGCGAGCGCGAAGCGCTTATGGCTTCCGGCCGAAAACCGTCTTATCGATTTAAAGTACCGCAGACCACCATTGAATTTGATGATCTGATCCGGGGGCCGATCAAGTTTGAGAGCGAATCCATCGGGGATTTTATCATTGTTCGTTCCAACGGCATGCCCGCCTATAACTTTGCGGTGGTGATCGACGATCATCTGATGGCGATTACGCATGTCATCCGGGGCGAAGATCATCTGTCCAACACGGCTCTGCAGATTATGCTGTATCGGGCGTTCGGGTTTGAACCGCCGGTCTTCGTTCATCATTGTCTGATTCTGGGCAAAGACCACGCCAAGCTCAGCAAGCGTCACGGTTCCGTATCCGTGGGCGAATTCCGCAGGCAGGGATTTCTGCCCGAAGCTCTTATCAATTATTTAGGGCTTCTGGGAAGCTCTTTTGGCGACGGACGGGAAGTTCTCTCGCAGTCCGAAATGGTTGCGGCTTTTTCTCTGGAACGTGCGTCCAAAAGCGGTGCAGTCTTTGATGAAGAAAAGCTCCGCTGGCTCAATGCTATTTATATCCGGAGCTTGACCATCGATGATTTAATAAAGAGGCTTGAGCCGTTTTTGCATGAGGCAGGTTATCAGACGGATGCGCTGGATCCCCGGTGGCTGAAAAGTGTGATCGAGACCGTTAAAGATGAATTGACGACGCTTGCCGACATTGGCGGCCACATTGATTTGTTTTTTGATGATCGGTATGAAATATCGTCTGATGCAAAGCAGATGCTTGCATCCGAAAACGCCCGGAAAGTGATCGGGTATTTTAGAGAATATCTGGAACAGGCTGCCGGTTTGCCGCAGGATATTTACATCGCGGCGATCAAACACGCCAAAGAAAAATCCGGTGTCAAAGGCCGGGATTTATTTATGCCCGTGCGGGCGGCGCTGACCGGTAAAACCAAAGGCCCCGAACTGGATAAAGTATTCGCGATTCTGGGTAAAGATGACGCTCAGAAACGTCTGCAGCGGATAGATTCATTAATTCAACAATGA
- a CDS encoding SAM-dependent methyltransferase, giving the protein MKNEKHNFDQDAALWDQNPGRVKVAADIAQTIIRAVHPDSTMDVLDFGCGTGLLALALQPLVHAITGVDSSRGMLDVFHRKISDRGLTNVSAQYLDLDQGDVLTGSYHLVVSSMTLHHIKNVDSLLRQFHQILRPSGMLCIADLDAEGGRFHPDNDGVFHFGFDREEMRRLFAQAGFHDIRVTQAAQVEKPVEDGAMRLFTIFLITGRQ; this is encoded by the coding sequence ATGAAAAATGAGAAACACAATTTCGATCAGGACGCTGCGTTGTGGGATCAGAATCCCGGGCGCGTGAAGGTTGCGGCGGATATTGCGCAGACGATCATCAGAGCAGTCCATCCCGATTCAACCATGGATGTGCTGGATTTCGGCTGCGGAACCGGATTGCTTGCACTGGCCTTACAGCCCCTCGTTCATGCCATTACCGGCGTTGACAGCTCACGGGGAATGCTCGATGTTTTTCACCGGAAGATTTCGGACCGGGGTTTGACAAATGTCAGCGCCCAATATCTTGATCTGGATCAGGGTGATGTTCTTACCGGTTCTTATCATCTCGTTGTCAGCAGTATGACGCTGCATCATATTAAGAATGTTGATTCCCTGCTGCGTCAATTTCACCAGATTCTCCGCCCTTCAGGCATGCTGTGCATTGCTGATCTGGATGCGGAAGGCGGCCGGTTTCATCCGGACAATGACGGTGTCTTTCATTTTGGCTTTGACCGCGAAGAAATGAGACGCCTGTTTGCGCAGGCGGGATTTCATGATATTCGGGTGACGCAGGCGGCGCAGGTTGAAAAGCCGGTTGAAGACGGCGCCATGCGATTGTTCACCATTTTTTTGATTACCGGGCGTCAATAA